The genomic segment TCGGCGGTGCGGCGGGAACCCTTGCCTCGTACCAGGAATACGCCGGACGGCAGCCGATCGGCCCGGAGCTGGCGGCGGCGTTCGCGCGGCAGCTCGGGCTCGCCGAGCCGGTGCTGCCGTGGCACACCGCACGCACGCCGATCGCCGACCTCGGCTCCGCGCTGGCGTTCACCGCGGGCGCGCTGGGCAAGCTGGCCGTGGACGTACAAGTGTTGTCCCGCACGGAAATCGGTGAGGTCACCGAACCGGCCGCCGAAGGTCGTGGCGTTTCCTCGGCCATGCCGCAGAAGCGCAACCCGGTGCTGGCCACCCTGCTGCTCTCGGCGGCCAAACAGGTGCCGGCGCACGCGTTGATCCTGGTGCAGAGCCTGGTCGCCGAGGACGAACGCGCCGGCGGTGGCTGGCATTCGGAATGGCAGCCGCTGCGGGAAAGCCTGCGGCTCACCGCCGGAGCCGCGCGCACCGCGGCGGAACTGGCGGGCGGGCTGGAGGCCCATCCCTCGCAGATGCGGAAGAACCTGGACCTCACCGGCGGCGGCATCGTCTCCGAACGGCTCACCATCGCGCTGGCGTCCACCATGGGCAAGGCCGCGGCGAAGGACCTGCTGGCGCGGTTGAACCGCCAGGCCTCGGCCGAGGGCCGGTCGCTCGCCGACGTGCTGGCCGAGGAACTGCCCGACGCGCCGGACGTCAGCGCCCCCGAGGAGTACCTTGGCGCTTCGGGTGAACTGGTGGACCGCGTGCTCGCGCGGGCCACGGAGACCTTGGGGGAGTAAATGGCAGAAGAACCCGCCATGGGCCTGCACGGCCTGAGCAAGCGGTTCGGCCGGACGATCGCGGCGGACCAGGTGAGCCTGGAGGTGCCGCGCGGCTCGTTCTTCGGCCTGGTCGGGCCGAACGGTGCCGGCAAGACCACCTCGCTGTCCATGGCGGTCGGCCTGCTGCGCCCGGACTCGGGCACGGTGCGGATCTTCGGCACCGACATGTGGGCCGAGCCGGACCGGGCCAAGGCGCTGGTCGGCGTGCTCCCGGACGGACTGTCCATTCCGGAACGGCTGACCGGGCGCGAACTGCTGACCTACATGGGACAGCTGCGCGGCCTCGCCCCGGCGGCGGTGGCCGAACGCACCCACGAACTGCTCGGCGTGCTGGAACTGCTCGAGGCCGAACGCACCCTGGTGATCGACTACTCCGCCGGGATGCGCAAGAAGATCGGGCTGGCCATGGCGCTGCTGCACGCGCCGCGCCTGCTGGTGCTGGACGAGCCGTTCGAAGCGGTGGACCCGGTGTCCGCCTCGACCATCCGCACCATCCTCAACCGGTTCGTCGCCTCCGGCGGTGCCGTGGTGCTCTCCAGCCACGTGATGGCGCTGGTGGAGCAGTTGTGCAGCCACGTCGCGGTGATCACGCAGGGACGCGTGGTGGCGGCGGGCTCGGCGGCCGAGGTGCGCGGCGAGGGCACGCTCGAAGAGGCGTTCGTGCGGCTGGTCGGCGGGCGCACCGGCGGCGGGGAAGGACTGTCGTGGTTGGCGTCTTCGTCCGACTGAAGCTGCTCGTCCTGCGCAATTCGCTGCGCGGGAGCCGGATCGTCGGCTGGGTCTTCGGCGGGCTGATCGGCCTGCTGGCCGCGGTGGGCACGCTGCTCGTCGGCTTCGTGCCGTTCGACCGCCCGGAAACCTCGGTCGACCTGCTGGCCTCGATCCACGCGGTCTGGCTGATCGGCTGGGTGCTGGCGCCGGTGGCCACCGGGGGCGGGGACGAAACGCTGCGCCCGGAACACTTCGCGCTGCTGCCGCTGTCGAACCGGCGGCTGGCGACCGGCCTGCTGGCGGCCAGCCTGGTCGGGGTGACCACGCTGGTCAGCCTGGTGGCGTTCAGCGGGCTGTACTTCTACGGGCTGCGGTTCGGCCCGGCCCCGGCGCTGGTCGGCCTGCTGTTCGCGGTGCTGCAGTTGTTGCTGGTGGTGCTGGTCTACCGGGTGGTGATGGCCGCGCTCGGCGCGCTGCTGAGTTCGCGCAAGGGCAAGGAACTCGGCATCCTGCTGGTCGCGCTGACCGGGTTGTCCGGCATCGGGCTCAACTACGCGCTGAACAGCGTGGGCCCGGCGATCATCCAGGGGCAGGCGCCCGAACTCGTGGCCGTGACGCGGGTGCTGCCGTCGGGCTGGGGTGCGGTCGCGGTGCACGCGGCCGGTACCGGCTCGTGGGGCCTGGTCGTGGTGCTGCTGGCCGGCTTGGTGGTCCTGCTCGGGGTACTGCTCACGATCTGGGGCGCGCTGCTGGCCAGAAGCGTGACCTCGCCGTCGTTCCACGGTGCCGCCCGGGTCCGGTCGTCGGCGGGCCAGTCGTCCCCGGTGACGGTGTCGCCGGTCGGCGCGGTGGTGCGCAAGGAACTCCGCACCTGGTGGCGGGACGCGCGGCGGCGGGTCGCACTGATGGGCACGCTGATCATGGGCGTGGTGGTCTGCGTGGTGCCGTCGTTCTCCGGTGACTCGACCGCGCCACTGGCCCTGCTCGGCGTGTTCGTCGCCGTGTTCGGCTGCCTTCAGGCGGGCAACCTGTACGGCTTCGACGGCAGCGCGCTGTGGCACACCCTGGTCACCCCGGGGGCGCCGCGCGCCGACGTGCGCGGGCGCCAGTTCGCCTGGGTGCTGCTGGTCGCGCCGCTCGCCTTGGTGCTCGGCCTGGTCACGCCCGGGGTGAGCGGACGGCTGGACCTGTACCCGTGGGTGCTCGGCGCGCTGCCCGCGCTGCTCGGCGCCGGGGCCGGTGTGGTGCTGCTGCAGTCGGTCTACGTGGCCTACCCGCTGCCCGATCCGCGCCGGAACACCAGCCCGTGGTCGTCGGGTGGACGGCCGGGCTGCGCGCGGGTGCTGATGATGTTCGCGATCACGCTGCTGCAACTGGCCGCCGCGCTGCCGGTGATCGGCGTGGTGCTCCTGGGCGAGCTGAACGACTCGGCCGTGCTCAAGTGGGCTGGTGTGCCGGTCGGCCTGGCCGTCGGCGGGCTGCTGGCGTGGTGGTGGGGCGCGCTCGCGTTGCGGCGGCTCACCGACCGGGGCCCGGAACTGCTGAACACCGTCGCCAAGGAGATCTGAGGCGCGTTATCCCTGCAGTTGGGCCCAGACCTCGCGGTCGCGTTCGGCGGTCCAGATCACCGGGCGCTCGATGCCGCCCAGCTCGTCCCACAACCGGGAGACGTCGAACGGCAGGCAGTGCTCGAAGATCGGCCAGTGCCCGTACCGCTCGTGCAACGCGGCGTGCGTGCGCTCGAAGGCTTCCTTCAGCGTCCCACCGGCGTCCCGCACGGCACCGACCTCGCGGAGCATGACGGTGAGGAAGTGCCGGGTCTGCTCGATCGCCGCGTCGACCGCCTCGCGGCCCCGGCTCACCCCGCCACGCCCGCCGATCAGCGTCTCCGCGCCGAACTCCCGCACGCGGTCCAAAGTGGACGACGACCAGTCGCGGTGGAAGGCGTCGCCGGTGTACAGCGCGGCCTCGGCCTCGACCAGGTCACCGGCGTAGAGGATGCGCTGCTTGGGAAGCCAGGCCACCAGATCGCCCTCGGTGTGGCCGCGCCCGCAGTGGTGCAGTTCCAGTTCGCCGCGCTCACCGCCGAGTTCGATGGTCAGCCGGTCGGAGAAGGTGAGCGTGGGCCAGGTCAGGCCCGGCACCGACTCGGCGCCCTTGGCCAGGCGCGGCATCCGGCCGAACTCGCTTTCCCAGTCGGCGATCCCGCGTTCGGCGATCAGCGCGCGCGTGTTCTCGTGCGCCACGATCACCTCGGCGTCGAAAGCGGACGCGCCCAGCACCCGCACCGCGTGGTAGTGCGAAAGCACGAGGTAGCGCACCGGTTTGCTGGTGTGCTTGCGCAGTTCGGCCAGCCATTC from the Amycolatopsis magusensis genome contains:
- the pcaB gene encoding 3-carboxy-cis,cis-muconate cycloisomerase → MDIDSGLLAPVWAGTGLAALVSDDAWLRAMLDAEVALARAQAELQLIPADAAERIAAGADKGQFDLAALAEQARGAANPVVALVKQLTSAVDPATAEYVHRGGTSQDILDSASMLVAKRALEAIEEDLRRTAGSLAGLAAEHRHTPMAGRTLTQHAVPISFGLKAATWLQLVLDALDRVRSVVLPAQLGGAAGTLASYQEYAGRQPIGPELAAAFARQLGLAEPVLPWHTARTPIADLGSALAFTAGALGKLAVDVQVLSRTEIGEVTEPAAEGRGVSSAMPQKRNPVLATLLLSAAKQVPAHALILVQSLVAEDERAGGGWHSEWQPLRESLRLTAGAARTAAELAGGLEAHPSQMRKNLDLTGGGIVSERLTIALASTMGKAAAKDLLARLNRQASAEGRSLADVLAEELPDAPDVSAPEEYLGASGELVDRVLARATETLGE
- a CDS encoding MBL fold metallo-hydrolase, whose amino-acid sequence is MTEKAFASSADLEEKQRTLEVLADGVYALTAQGDPNIGAIEGEDFLVCFEALATPVAAREWLAELRKHTSKPVRYLVLSHYHAVRVLGASAFDAEVIVAHENTRALIAERGIADWESEFGRMPRLAKGAESVPGLTWPTLTFSDRLTIELGGERGELELHHCGRGHTEGDLVAWLPKQRILYAGDLVEAEAALYTGDAFHRDWSSSTLDRVREFGAETLIGGRGGVSRGREAVDAAIEQTRHFLTVMLREVGAVRDAGGTLKEAFERTHAALHERYGHWPIFEHCLPFDVSRLWDELGGIERPVIWTAERDREVWAQLQG
- a CDS encoding ABC transporter ATP-binding protein is translated as MAEEPAMGLHGLSKRFGRTIAADQVSLEVPRGSFFGLVGPNGAGKTTSLSMAVGLLRPDSGTVRIFGTDMWAEPDRAKALVGVLPDGLSIPERLTGRELLTYMGQLRGLAPAAVAERTHELLGVLELLEAERTLVIDYSAGMRKKIGLAMALLHAPRLLVLDEPFEAVDPVSASTIRTILNRFVASGGAVVLSSHVMALVEQLCSHVAVITQGRVVAAGSAAEVRGEGTLEEAFVRLVGGRTGGGEGLSWLASSSD